In the Xanthobacteraceae bacterium genome, CTCATGGCGGACGAGGATGTGCTGCACGTCCTTCTGCTGGAACAGCGCGTCGTAAATCGGCAGCACCGCGCCACCCGGATAACCGAACAGATGCTTCACGCCCTGCTCGGCCAACGCCTTCACCACCATTTCCGCGCCGGTCATTTCATTGCTCATCGTCCGCTCCACTTCACCGATCTCGTTTCCTGTCGCCCAGAATCGAAAAGGGGCCTCGAAAGACCCCTTTGCGCACCACCTCGCTCTGCCCGGCTCGTTCAAGCCGTGCGGGGGGTGCGCCCTCCTACTACGATAATAATCTTGCGCATTTGGGTATTCTGCCGTCCAAAAGTTGCGCGGACCCTAATGGCCCTCGCGAGTAGCGTCAAGGCTTTATGCGCCTCCTTTTCAGGGGCGGCAAGCCCGCCGCCTGCGCAGGAAATGCGCATTACTCACGGGATTGTGCCTCAGGGCCGGTTCCGGCGACGCCCGGACCAGCCTAGCTTGCCCCAAACCGGGACCGACCACTTGCCCTTCCTGCGCGAGAAAAACGGGAGCCTCTCTCCCCACAAGCTGATCGCGTTCACAGGATGCTGCCTGCCGGCGCTCTACCTGTTCGGAAAGATGCTCGGCGGGGAGCTGGGACCGGAGCCTCTCAAATATCTGACCCACCAGACCGGCGACTGGTCGTTGCGGCTTCTTTTCATTTCGCTCTGCGTGACGCCGGCGCGACGCCTGTTCAACGCGCCGAAATGGATCAATACCCGCCGCACCTTCGGCTTCGGCGCGTTTCTCTACGCGATGACGCACGCGATAATCTATGTCATCGACCAGAGCTTCGATTTCACCGTGGTCGCGCGCGAGATCGCGGCGCGCGTCTATCTCATTATCGGCATGTTCGCGCTGGTCGGATTCTTCTTCCTCGGCATCACTTCGACCGACCGCATGATCCGCTACATGAGCGGGCCGCGCTGGAACCGGCTGCATCGCATCACCTACCTGATCGCAATTCTGTCGGTGATTCATTTCACGATGCAAAAGAAGCTCAATATCTACGAGCCGACATGGATGGCGGGCCTGCTTGCGTGGCTTCTGTTCTACCGTTCCATGCAGAAGCGCGTAGACAATGTTGGAGTTCTTCACCTGATTGCGCTTGCCGTTGCCGCAACCCTGTTCACCGTTCTCGTCGAAGCGCTGTGGTACGGCACCATGACCGGCGTAGACTGGCGGCGCGTGCTCGCGGCGAACCTGCTGTTTCCCGAACACATCCGCCCGGCATGGGTGGTGCTATTCGTTTCGCTTGGTATCACCGCTGCGGCAGCCGCCGCGCAACGGCTCTGGCCGCGCGAGCGGGCGCGGGAAAAGCTTCGGTAAACGAAACAATCAAGGTGCGAGAATCGCCAGCGCTTCTTCCGGCCTGACCCAGAGAAATTCCGGCAACTGGTTCCGGAACCAGGTTTCCTGCCGCTTGGAATATTGCCGCGTTTCCAGCTTGCCGTGGTGCGCCACCTCGTCGAGTGAAACCTCGCCGCGCAGGTGCCGGATCAGCCACGGCACGCCATGCGCCTTCATCGCGGAAAGTTTCGGATCGAGATTGCGTGTAGCGAGGCTGCGCACCTCGTCGAGCGCGCCTTCTTCCAGCATCTTGTCGAAGCGCGCGTCGATGCGCCGTGCGAGCGCGTCGCGATCCGTTTGCAAAAAAATCGCGTCGTATTCACCGGGGAGCAGCACGGGGCGGCCCGGCTCGCGTTGCCAGCTTGCCAGGCCCCTGCCCGTCGCGCGAAACACTTCGAGCGCGCGTAGTATCCGCTGCCGGTCGGAGGGGCGAAGCTGCGCCGCAGTCTCCGCGTCTTCCCGTGCAAGTATTTCGTGAAGCGCGGCCGGTTCCTTTCCTTCCACCTCCGTTGCCACGGCAGCACGCACCGCATCGGAAACCGGCGGGATGGAAGACAGCCCCTTCAGCAGCGCGCTGAAATAAAGTCCGGTGCCGCCCACGAAAACCGGCGGCGTCTTCGCTTCGTCCAGCACGCGCGCGGCATCCTTCAGCCAGCTCCCGGCCGAATAGCGCTCGGCGGCGTCCGCGTGGCCATAGAGAAGATGCGGGGCTTCGCGCTCCTCGGCTTCCGTCGGCCGTGCGGTGATGATGCGAAGGTCGCGGTAAACCTGCATCGAGTCGGCATTGACGATGGCCGCACCGGTGCGGCGGCTGAGCGCAAGCGCAAGGGCCGACTTGCCGCTCGCCGTCGGCCCTGCAATAAGCACCGCGCGTTTTTGAACCATCCGCATCATGTCTCACGTC is a window encoding:
- a CDS encoding sulfoxide reductase heme-binding subunit YedZ, which encodes MPFLREKNGSLSPHKLIAFTGCCLPALYLFGKMLGGELGPEPLKYLTHQTGDWSLRLLFISLCVTPARRLFNAPKWINTRRTFGFGAFLYAMTHAIIYVIDQSFDFTVVAREIAARVYLIIGMFALVGFFFLGITSTDRMIRYMSGPRWNRLHRITYLIAILSVIHFTMQKKLNIYEPTWMAGLLAWLLFYRSMQKRVDNVGVLHLIALAVAATLFTVLVEALWYGTMTGVDWRRVLAANLLFPEHIRPAWVVLFVSLGITAAAAAAQRLWPRERAREKLR
- the miaA gene encoding tRNA (adenosine(37)-N6)-dimethylallyltransferase MiaA codes for the protein MMRMVQKRAVLIAGPTASGKSALALALSRRTGAAIVNADSMQVYRDLRIITARPTEAEEREAPHLLYGHADAAERYSAGSWLKDAARVLDEAKTPPVFVGGTGLYFSALLKGLSSIPPVSDAVRAAVATEVEGKEPAALHEILAREDAETAAQLRPSDRQRILRALEVFRATGRGLASWQREPGRPVLLPGEYDAIFLQTDRDALARRIDARFDKMLEEGALDEVRSLATRNLDPKLSAMKAHGVPWLIRHLRGEVSLDEVAHHGKLETRQYSKRQETWFRNQLPEFLWVRPEEALAILAP